In the genome of Acidimicrobiia bacterium, one region contains:
- a CDS encoding type II toxin-antitoxin system CcdA family antitoxin: protein MSRVNVYLPDELAAEAKAAGLNLSGLTQEAIRSTLAARRLDDWLDDVAGLTPLDVDRDAVAVALSAAKEELAGRA from the coding sequence GTCTACCTGCCCGACGAGCTCGCCGCTGAGGCGAAGGCGGCGGGCCTGAACCTCTCCGGCCTCACCCAGGAGGCGATCCGCTCGACGCTCGCCGCTCGTCGCCTCGACGACTGGCTCGACGACGTCGCCGGTCTCACCCCACTCGACGTCGATCGGGACGCAGTCGCCGTCGCCTTGTCCGCAGCCAAGGAGGAGTTGGCGGGCCGTGCCTGA